The genomic segment GCAGACACCTTCACCCGTTTTTACTCCGGTCACCGCACCGTTTTCCGTCAAAATCTCTGTCACTTCCTCGCGGGTGCGGATCTCCACTTTTTGACGGAGTTGATGATACATTCTGGTCAGGATCTTGAAACAATTTTCCGTTCCCAGGTGGCGTATTCTGGCCGGAATCAGCTTCAGGCCCACAGCTGCCGCCCCGCGTTGAAGCTCTTCGATCGCAGCCAGATCGGTTCCGTAGAGCACTGTTTCCTCGCCCCAGGAGAGATACATGCTTTCAATGTAGTCGATGAGTTCCCTCAATAGAGGCAGGCCTGTGTATTCGGCCAGGGATCCCCCGAATTCAGGGGACAGTGTTAGCTTCCCGTCGCTGAAGGCACCGGCACCGCCAAATCCATTGACCAGATAGCAGGGATCGCAGCGCAAACAATCTCCGCCGCTTTTGGCCGGGCATCTTCTGCGTGTAATATCGGGCCCTTTTTCTATGATCATGACGCGAGCTCCGTCATGCTTGCAAAGCTCGGATGCGGCAAAAACACCCGAAGGGCCAGCACCGACAATGATCACGTCATATTTTCCGCCTTCTGCGCGCAAAGGGTGATCACCTTCCCCATTTTCACTGATACATTTCATTTAATTCCTGTTGAACATGATATAATCTGGATTTTCCATCCATGCAGCAAGGGGTCAATCATTTTTCGGGGGACATATTGCCGAACTTGATAAAGTTCTCCAGAAAATACAGGTCGAACTTGCCAACGGGGCCGTTACGTTGCTTGGCTATTATTATTTCGGCAATGTTCTTTTTCTCGGCATCCCTGACATAATAATCTTCCCGGTAGATAAAAGCAACCAGGTCGGCATTGGCCTCTATGCCTCCTGATTCCATCAGATCACTTAGAATGGGACGCCGATCCACTCTCTTCTCCACGGCCCTGCTCAACTGGGACAAGGCGATAACAGGTGTTTCCAGCTCTTTGGCCATGGCTTTGAGCGAACGCGATATATCGGACAATTCCTGCTGTCTGGATTCACTTCTTCCCTGGCTGTGCATCAGCTGCAGGTAGTCGATGAAAACAGCTTTCAGTCCTTTTTCAGCTTTGAGGCGCCGCGTTTTTGCACGAATATCCATTACCGACAGCTGGGGAGAGTCATCGATATACAGGTCAGCCTCGCTCAGGGAACTCAAAGCACCCGCAATTTTGGGCCAGTCTTCTTTTTTGAGAAATCCACTCCTCATTCTCTGTGAATCAATATTGCCCTGTGCGCACAGGAGTCGTTGCGCCAGCGAATCCTTGGACATCTCCAGGCTGAAAAAAGCTACCGGTTGCTTTTCATTCACGGCAATATGTTGGGCGATATTCAAAGCGAGGGTTGTTTTGCCCATTGACGGCCGGGCAGCAATAATTATCAATTCGGAATCCTGCAGCCCCGCCGTGAGCCTGTCAAACTCAAAAAAACCGGTGGAAACGCCGGTTACCCCCGTTTTCTTTTCACTCAATGTCTCGATGCGGTCAAACGTCTCGCTTAAAATCTCTTTCAGATGAACAAAGCCCTGCCTGGAAGTGTTTCCGGCCACATCGAAGATCAGTTGTTCGGCC from the Bacillota bacterium genome contains:
- the dnaB gene encoding replicative DNA helicase, whose product is MNLIEERIPPQNIEAEQSVLGAMFLNKEAAYTALSMLEESDFYRNDHRKIFSSIKNMVNNGDPVDVITLSEELESRGILSDVGGSTYLTTLANIVPTAANVQYYAQIISEKSVLRRLISVATEIVRQGYEPPEDVKGFLDKAEQLIFDVAGNTSRQGFVHLKEILSETFDRIETLSEKKTGVTGVSTGFFEFDRLTAGLQDSELIIIAARPSMGKTTLALNIAQHIAVNEKQPVAFFSLEMSKDSLAQRLLCAQGNIDSQRMRSGFLKKEDWPKIAGALSSLSEADLYIDDSPQLSVMDIRAKTRRLKAEKGLKAVFIDYLQLMHSQGRSESRQQELSDISRSLKAMAKELETPVIALSQLSRAVEKRVDRRPILSDLMESGGIEANADLVAFIYREDYYVRDAEKKNIAEIIIAKQRNGPVGKFDLYFLENFIKFGNMSPEK